A part of Hippea maritima DSM 10411 genomic DNA contains:
- a CDS encoding polyprenyl synthetase family protein gives MNIKLKLAIKKDIKAVNEALAVLIKPESNLTRKVYEQVIGDGKRLRPLLVLYSASALGIDEPKDALVVGSAVELIHTASLLHDDIIDDALYRRGKPASHTVYGIKPAVMGGDYLYSLAYNIVLDYDVDVAKAISRAAYILSEGEIEEIEQAFKVNIGFDDYYRVIYKKTAVLIEASCESGAILANKQFSPVFKEYGKNLGLAFQIKDDCLDYQADPEVLGKDVGIDLKEGKITLPVLYAMDEDPLLKEKIADFFDKKDESVLADIVLSVKEKGLNKALDKAKEFSVKAKETLKGLKDSTYKGYLEAIADYAIEREK, from the coding sequence ATGAATATAAAGCTTAAATTAGCCATTAAAAAGGATATAAAGGCTGTTAATGAAGCCTTGGCTGTTTTGATAAAACCGGAAAGCAACTTAACGCGCAAGGTTTATGAACAGGTTATAGGTGATGGCAAAAGGCTTAGGCCGCTGCTTGTTCTGTATTCTGCTTCGGCTTTGGGTATAGATGAGCCTAAGGATGCGCTTGTTGTAGGTAGCGCTGTTGAGTTGATACACACAGCAAGCCTGCTGCACGATGATATAATCGACGATGCCTTATACAGGCGCGGAAAACCAGCATCACATACCGTTTATGGCATAAAACCGGCCGTTATGGGGGGAGACTACCTATACTCATTGGCTTACAATATTGTTTTGGATTATGATGTAGATGTAGCAAAGGCCATCTCGAGGGCTGCCTATATCTTAAGTGAGGGTGAAATAGAGGAGATTGAACAGGCCTTTAAGGTGAATATCGGTTTTGATGATTATTACAGGGTTATCTATAAAAAGACCGCTGTTTTGATAGAGGCAAGCTGTGAGAGTGGTGCTATATTGGCCAATAAACAGTTTAGTCCTGTTTTTAAAGAATACGGCAAAAATTTGGGTTTAGCCTTTCAGATAAAGGATGATTGTTTGGATTATCAGGCAGACCCTGAGGTTTTAGGAAAAGATGTTGGGATAGACCTAAAGGAGGGTAAGATCACACTGCCTGTTTTGTATGCTATGGATGAGGATCCATTACTAAAGGAAAAAATAGCGGATTTTTTTGATAAAAAGGATGAGTCGGTTTTAGCAGATATTGTTTTGTCTGTTAAAGAGAAGGGTTTGAATAAGGCTTTGGATAAGGCCAAGGAGTTTTCAGTCAAAGCAAAAGAGACACTAAAAGGTTTAAAAGATAGCACTTATAAGGGGTATTTAGAGGCTATAGCCGATTATGCCATAGAAAGGGAGAAATGA
- the gyrA gene encoding DNA gyrase subunit A: MKDLFSDKNIFPVDIKDTMQQSYLDYSMSVIVGRAIPDARDGLKPVHRRILYAMKELNLEHNKPYKKSARVVGDVIGKYHPHGDMAVYDALVRMSQDFSMRYPLIDGQGNFGSLDGDSPAAMRYTEVRLSKIAEEMLKDLDKNSVDFVPNYDDSLKEPSVLPTFIPNLLMNGTDGIAVGFATKIPPNNLAEIIDACLAYLDKDGEISTDEILNYIKGPDFPTGGICFDIKSIKEAYKKGIGKITLRAKVKEEKIKNRQALVVYEIPYQVNKALLLQSIAQLVKDKKVEGIADLRDESNKEGVRIVIEIKKDEQPKVILNKLFKYTNLQTTFGVNMMALVGNTPRLLNIKDAIGVFVEHRIDVVKRRTSFLLSKAKDRAHILEGLLITLDNIDEVVAIIKSSQSTQEARSRLKERFKLSDRQTQAILDMKLARLVALEKQKLIDEYNQVLKDIEYYESILKDRSVLKGVIKDELVYVKQTYADERKTQILDSIVDIGIEDVIKDEQLIITFSKKGYVKAVPLDVYSTQHRGGKGRMAATFSDNDYITDIFLTNSLNTLLCFTNLGRVYSVKAYNIPKQSPSAKGRPIVNILNLQPQEFVKTIVPISEADSLFFATAAGTVKRSSFRHFENIPSNGKIAIRLNEQDSLVSVFSVAEGDEVIITTRRGMCVRFDSDSVRDMGRAAAGVRGINLSEGDSVVSAFNFNQDKHTKLIVVSQTGLGKLLRVSDIRKVNRGAKGVRCIKLKENDSVAGSLSLKDTGDVIVVTKNGKMIKMDADSINVFSRAARGVKLINLDEADSVVSIVVAGSEDEYKA; the protein is encoded by the coding sequence ATGAAAGACCTGTTTTCCGATAAGAATATCTTTCCTGTTGATATAAAAGATACGATGCAGCAGTCCTATCTGGACTACTCGATGAGTGTTATAGTGGGTAGGGCTATACCCGATGCGAGGGATGGGTTAAAGCCGGTTCATAGAAGGATCCTGTATGCTATGAAGGAGCTTAATTTAGAACACAATAAACCCTATAAAAAGAGTGCAAGGGTTGTCGGTGATGTTATAGGTAAATACCATCCCCACGGCGATATGGCTGTTTATGATGCCCTTGTTAGGATGAGTCAAGATTTCTCTATGCGATATCCTTTGATAGATGGGCAGGGAAACTTTGGATCTTTGGATGGTGATAGCCCTGCTGCTATGAGATATACAGAGGTCAGGCTGTCTAAAATCGCAGAGGAGATGCTTAAGGATTTAGATAAAAACAGCGTGGATTTTGTACCCAATTATGATGATTCACTTAAAGAGCCATCGGTTTTGCCGACATTTATACCCAATCTGCTTATGAACGGCACAGATGGTATAGCTGTTGGTTTTGCAACGAAGATTCCACCCAATAACTTGGCTGAGATTATAGATGCATGTTTGGCTTATCTTGATAAGGATGGTGAAATATCGACAGATGAGATTTTAAATTATATAAAAGGTCCTGATTTCCCAACAGGCGGTATCTGTTTCGATATAAAATCCATAAAAGAGGCTTATAAAAAGGGTATAGGCAAAATCACCTTAAGGGCGAAGGTAAAAGAGGAGAAGATTAAAAACAGGCAGGCGCTTGTGGTTTATGAGATACCGTATCAGGTAAATAAAGCCCTGCTTTTGCAGAGTATTGCCCAGCTGGTTAAGGATAAAAAGGTTGAGGGTATAGCTGATCTGCGCGATGAGTCCAACAAAGAGGGTGTCAGGATTGTTATAGAGATAAAAAAGGATGAGCAGCCCAAGGTTATCTTGAATAAGCTATTTAAATACACCAATCTTCAGACAACATTTGGTGTAAACATGATGGCTTTGGTTGGTAATACGCCAAGGCTTTTAAATATCAAGGATGCTATAGGTGTTTTTGTTGAACATAGAATAGATGTTGTAAAGAGGCGCACATCGTTTTTACTCTCAAAAGCCAAAGACAGAGCCCACATACTTGAAGGTCTTTTGATAACCCTGGATAACATAGATGAGGTTGTGGCTATTATAAAATCATCCCAATCCACTCAGGAGGCCAGGTCGAGGTTAAAAGAGAGGTTTAAATTAAGCGACAGGCAGACGCAGGCTATTTTGGATATGAAGCTTGCAAGATTGGTTGCTTTGGAAAAGCAGAAATTAATCGATGAATACAATCAGGTTTTGAAAGACATAGAATATTACGAGAGTATTTTAAAAGATAGATCGGTTTTGAAGGGTGTTATTAAGGATGAGCTTGTTTATGTTAAACAAACCTATGCCGATGAAAGGAAAACTCAGATATTGGATAGTATTGTTGATATAGGCATAGAGGATGTCATTAAGGATGAGCAGCTGATCATCACATTTTCAAAGAAGGGTTATGTAAAGGCTGTGCCTTTGGATGTATATTCAACTCAACATAGGGGAGGTAAAGGCAGGATGGCTGCAACATTCTCCGATAATGATTACATAACGGATATTTTCTTAACAAACAGCCTCAATACACTTTTGTGCTTTACCAATTTAGGTAGGGTTTATTCGGTTAAGGCTTACAATATACCTAAACAATCACCATCGGCCAAGGGCAGGCCTATTGTAAATATCCTAAACCTGCAGCCACAGGAGTTTGTTAAAACGATTGTTCCTATAAGCGAAGCAGATAGCCTTTTCTTTGCAACAGCAGCTGGTACGGTTAAACGCTCTTCGTTTAGGCACTTTGAGAACATACCATCAAATGGCAAAATAGCTATTAGGTTAAATGAACAGGATTCGTTGGTGAGCGTGTTTAGTGTGGCAGAAGGGGACGAGGTGATTATAACAACCAGACGGGGTATGTGTGTCAGGTTTGATTCAGATAGCGTGAGGGATATGGGAAGGGCTGCAGCTGGTGTTAGGGGTATAAATTTATCAGAGGGTGATAGTGTTGTAAGTGCGTTTAACTTCAATCAAGACAAACACACCAAACTCATAGTTGTATCCCAAACCGGGCTTGGTAAACTATTAAGGGTTTCAGATATAAGAAAGGTCAACAGAGGTGCTAAGGGTGTTAGGTGTATAAAGTTAAAAGAGAATGATAGTGTTGCTGGAAGCCTGTCTTTAAAAGATACAGGCGATGTTATTGTTGTAACGAAGAACGGTAAAATGATAAAGATGGATGCAGACTCTATCAATGTTTTCAGTAGGGCGGCTAGAGGGGTTAAGCTTATAAACTTGGATGAAGCCGATAGTGTTGTAAGTATTGTTGTAGCGGGGAGTGAGGATGAATATAAAGCTTAA
- a CDS encoding AAA family ATPase, with protein MFIKNIIITNFRNFNLLEVKFDKINIIKGKNGTGKTNLIEAVYLTLNGHPFKNNLKVLKKELEKPTILNAIIDKHTIFIKIDDDKKYIKLDSKLVRVVDLKKTFACLNYSINSFISFRSKDYLFSLVDRGISSYDHSIIDKLIEYKKTNRLKKELFSSPKPDYNMLNFLNDKIKSIVDEISLKRDGFILKLKNDVENCFCSFFGKKLELIYEIGKYNDSVFEKEKQKNRVLFGFKKDSLKIILNNKDLFLYSSVGEKKISLLCIVLSIAKMYNSSGVEPILLIDDLEGDLDPQVQKRAFDIIKTLPNQSIITTLGAYTDHNIITLE; from the coding sequence ATGTTTATAAAAAACATCATTATCACTAATTTCAGAAACTTTAACCTTTTAGAGGTAAAATTCGATAAAATTAACATAATTAAGGGTAAAAACGGCACGGGTAAAACCAATTTAATTGAAGCAGTATACCTAACCCTTAACGGCCATCCTTTTAAAAATAATTTAAAGGTTTTAAAAAAAGAATTAGAAAAACCCACTATCCTAAATGCAATAATAGATAAGCACACAATTTTCATAAAAATAGATGACGATAAGAAATATATAAAACTGGACTCAAAATTAGTTAGAGTTGTTGATTTAAAAAAAACTTTCGCTTGCTTAAATTACTCTATAAACTCGTTTATATCATTTAGAAGTAAGGATTATCTTTTCTCTTTAGTAGATAGAGGGATAAGTTCTTACGACCACTCTATAATAGATAAATTAATCGAATATAAAAAAACCAATAGACTAAAAAAGGAGTTGTTTTCATCACCAAAACCAGATTACAATATGTTAAACTTTCTAAATGATAAAATAAAATCTATAGTGGATGAAATATCGTTAAAAAGAGATGGATTTATTTTAAAATTAAAAAATGATGTTGAGAACTGTTTCTGTAGCTTCTTTGGTAAAAAATTAGAACTGATTTATGAAATAGGAAAGTACAATGATAGTGTATTTGAAAAAGAAAAACAAAAAAACAGAGTACTATTTGGATTTAAAAAAGACAGTCTAAAGATAATTCTAAATAATAAAGATCTGTTTCTTTATTCCTCTGTTGGCGAGAAAAAAATATCCCTTCTATGTATTGTTTTAAGTATAGCAAAAATGTATAATAGCTCGGGCGTCGAGCCTATTTTACTTATAGATGATTTAGAGGGGGATTTAGATCCACAGGTTCAAAAGAGGGCATTTGATATAATTAAAACTTTACCTAATCAAAGCATTATAACAACCTTAGGAGCATACACAGATCATAATATAATTACTTTAGAATAA
- the gyrB gene encoding DNA topoisomerase (ATP-hydrolyzing) subunit B has protein sequence MAKYTAEDIKVLKGLEAVRKRPAMYIGGTSVEGLHHLVYEVVDNSIDEAMAGYCDTINVYINEDNSITVEDNGRGIPVDIHPVEKIPAVTLVLTTLHAGGKFDNKNYKVSGGLHGVGISVVNALSEWLVVEVKREGKIYTQRFEKGTPTTDLEVIGQTKESGTVITFLPDKGIFEITEFSYDILLKRLRELAFLNKGIKISLTDRRTDKSETFQYDKGLVSFVEYLSKTKNKLFDEPVYFNITEGSVLVELAFLYTDTYSSTIYTFANSINTAEGGVHLSAFKSVLTKTINRYAKANNLVKGNVVFNGDDVREGIVAVLSVRLPNPQFEGQTKTKLVNTDIKNVIQTKLYEKLNEYFEEHPQIAKLIIDKVSRAFNAREAARKAKELVRRKTVFESKGLPGKLADCQEKDPLKAELFLVEGDSAGGSAKQARDRVYQAILPLKGKILNTERTNLKKVLESEEIRNIITAIGSGVNESFNIDDVRYHKIIIMTDADVDGSHIQTLILTLFFRYFRELIENGYIYIAQPPLYRCKIGKKEFYIKDEKQMKEFLVNKGIDDFTPIVDGKELSKDEFRVILDKLLVYEGMVDKLSKVYPSEEIIRCLSIVSPSLDDFNDEDGIKDRLNACLKENSQILIKQIEQQGDSFVFRFEIDNEDKEIFISKEFFNSHEYKLISQYAPSKNMLGLPPFKAKVKGELIEFKTIKDMLSFIEDRAKKGLEIQRYKGLGEMNPEQLWETTMDPKTRRLLQVTISDAEEADRVFNMLMGNNPQLRKEFIEKNAKFVKHLDV, from the coding sequence TTGGCTAAATACACAGCAGAAGACATAAAGGTTTTAAAAGGGTTAGAGGCTGTCAGAAAAAGGCCAGCTATGTATATAGGTGGCACATCGGTTGAGGGTTTACATCATCTGGTTTATGAGGTTGTGGATAACTCAATTGATGAGGCGATGGCTGGCTATTGTGATACGATAAATGTTTACATAAACGAGGATAACTCCATAACGGTTGAGGATAACGGTAGAGGGATACCGGTTGATATACATCCGGTTGAGAAAATACCAGCTGTAACGCTTGTTTTAACCACACTCCATGCGGGTGGTAAGTTTGATAATAAAAACTACAAGGTTTCCGGTGGCCTTCACGGCGTTGGCATTAGTGTTGTAAATGCGCTTTCTGAATGGTTAGTTGTTGAAGTTAAACGGGAAGGTAAGATCTATACCCAGCGCTTTGAAAAAGGAACACCAACAACCGATTTGGAGGTTATTGGTCAGACAAAAGAAAGCGGAACAGTTATAACATTCCTGCCTGATAAAGGAATTTTTGAAATCACCGAGTTTAGTTATGATATCCTGCTTAAAAGGTTAAGGGAATTAGCCTTCTTAAATAAAGGTATAAAGATAAGCCTTACAGATAGAAGAACAGATAAATCAGAGACATTTCAATACGATAAAGGCCTTGTATCGTTTGTGGAATACCTATCAAAAACCAAAAACAAGCTGTTTGATGAGCCTGTTTATTTCAATATAACAGAGGGCTCTGTTTTGGTTGAGCTTGCTTTTCTATATACAGACACCTATTCATCAACCATCTATACATTTGCAAACTCTATAAACACAGCTGAAGGTGGCGTGCATCTTTCGGCCTTCAAGAGCGTGCTTACCAAAACGATTAATAGATATGCAAAGGCCAATAATCTGGTTAAAGGTAATGTTGTTTTTAATGGTGATGATGTAAGGGAGGGTATTGTTGCTGTATTGTCTGTGAGGTTGCCCAATCCCCAATTCGAAGGTCAAACCAAAACAAAACTCGTTAACACAGATATAAAAAATGTAATTCAAACGAAGCTTTATGAGAAGCTGAATGAGTATTTTGAGGAGCATCCCCAGATTGCAAAGCTGATAATAGATAAAGTCTCAAGGGCTTTCAATGCAAGGGAAGCGGCAAGGAAGGCCAAGGAACTTGTAAGAAGAAAGACTGTTTTTGAATCAAAGGGATTGCCTGGAAAGTTAGCCGACTGTCAGGAGAAAGACCCATTAAAGGCTGAGTTGTTTTTGGTTGAGGGTGATTCTGCAGGGGGCTCTGCAAAGCAGGCAAGGGATAGGGTTTATCAGGCTATATTACCCCTTAAAGGTAAGATATTAAATACAGAAAGAACTAATCTAAAAAAGGTTTTAGAAAGCGAAGAAATCAGAAATATTATTACGGCTATAGGCAGTGGTGTTAATGAATCGTTTAATATAGATGATGTCAGGTATCATAAGATTATCATTATGACGGATGCGGATGTTGATGGAAGCCATATTCAGACACTTATTTTGACGCTGTTTTTTAGATACTTCAGAGAACTTATTGAGAATGGTTATATCTATATCGCCCAGCCACCGCTTTACAGGTGTAAGATAGGCAAAAAAGAGTTTTACATAAAAGATGAAAAGCAGATGAAGGAGTTTTTGGTAAACAAAGGCATAGATGATTTTACACCTATTGTTGATGGAAAAGAGCTATCTAAGGATGAGTTTAGGGTTATCTTGGATAAACTGCTTGTGTATGAGGGTATGGTTGATAAGCTTTCGAAGGTTTACCCATCGGAGGAGATTATAAGGTGTTTATCTATTGTGTCCCCATCTTTGGATGATTTTAATGATGAGGATGGCATAAAGGATAGGCTTAATGCTTGCCTTAAGGAGAATTCTCAGATCTTAATAAAGCAGATAGAGCAGCAGGGTGATTCGTTCGTCTTTAGATTTGAGATAGACAACGAGGATAAGGAGATTTTTATTAGCAAGGAGTTTTTTAATTCTCATGAGTATAAACTTATAAGCCAGTATGCCCCATCCAAGAATATGTTAGGTTTGCCGCCGTTTAAGGCTAAAGTCAAGGGTGAACTTATTGAGTTTAAAACAATCAAGGATATGCTGTCTTTTATTGAGGATAGGGCAAAGAAGGGTCTTGAGATTCAAAGGTATAAAGGTTTGGGTGAGATGAACCCAGAGCAGCTCTGGGAGACAACGATGGATCCAAAAACAAGAAGGCTTCTGCAGGTTACGATAAGTGATGCTGAGGAGGCCGATAGGGTCTTTAATATGCTTATGGGTAATAACCCTCAACTGAGAAAAGAGTTTATTGAGAAGAACGCTAAATTCGTCAAACATTTGGATGTGTGA
- the dnaA gene encoding chromosomal replication initiator protein DnaA: MWEKVIENLKNKVETQDLEKLSLVEPIFVSEDKITLAIPGEQIKELLKSKYKNQLKESLKLIFNKLPKIELIIKTQDKDNLNSKYGFENFVVGPSNQLAYAASVAVSENPAKAYNPLFIYGGVGLGKTHLLHAIGNSIKKNNPNARVLYISSEEFTNELINSIQYKKMTQFRNKYRNLDCLLIDDIQFISKKERTEEEFFHTFNALYESQKQIIITSDKPPNEIPDIENRLKSRFSWGLIVDIQPPELETRIAIIRKKAELFNLEISQEIIEFIASSISSNVREIEGALIKISAYKSIMRKPVTLNLVKSILQDIIIRKEKMLTAENIQKTVAKHFNISVDSLKSSTRKKEILIPREIAMYLTRKITKNSLPEIKAKFGVKSHATIINACKRIESEMEKDINLKKKVEEIEKEITDV, translated from the coding sequence ATGTGGGAAAAGGTAATAGAGAATTTAAAAAACAAGGTTGAAACGCAGGATTTAGAAAAACTTTCATTAGTAGAACCGATCTTTGTCTCTGAAGACAAAATCACATTAGCCATACCGGGGGAGCAGATAAAAGAATTATTAAAATCAAAATACAAAAACCAATTAAAAGAGAGCTTAAAATTAATATTTAACAAACTCCCAAAGATAGAACTTATAATAAAAACACAAGATAAAGACAATCTAAACTCAAAATACGGATTTGAGAATTTCGTTGTTGGGCCAAGTAATCAGCTGGCCTATGCTGCAAGTGTGGCAGTTAGCGAAAACCCAGCAAAAGCCTACAATCCGCTATTTATATATGGCGGTGTGGGGTTGGGTAAAACCCACCTCTTGCATGCTATAGGAAACTCAATCAAGAAGAACAACCCCAACGCCAGGGTTTTATACATATCAAGTGAGGAGTTTACAAACGAACTTATAAACTCCATACAATATAAAAAAATGACACAATTTAGAAATAAATACAGAAACTTGGATTGTTTGCTCATCGATGATATACAGTTCATATCAAAAAAGGAAAGAACGGAAGAAGAATTCTTTCATACATTTAATGCTTTATACGAGAGTCAGAAGCAGATAATTATAACGAGCGACAAACCACCAAACGAGATACCAGATATAGAAAACAGGCTAAAATCGCGGTTTAGCTGGGGCCTAATCGTCGATATACAGCCACCTGAACTTGAAACACGCATAGCTATCATCAGGAAAAAAGCTGAGTTGTTTAATTTAGAGATAAGTCAAGAGATAATAGAATTCATTGCATCAAGTATAAGTTCAAATGTAAGAGAAATAGAGGGTGCTTTAATAAAAATCTCAGCTTACAAGTCAATTATGAGAAAGCCAGTAACATTGAATTTAGTTAAAAGTATACTTCAAGATATTATCATAAGAAAAGAAAAAATGCTCACAGCTGAAAACATACAAAAAACAGTAGCTAAGCATTTCAATATCAGCGTAGATAGTCTAAAATCATCAACAAGAAAAAAAGAAATACTAATACCAAGAGAAATAGCAATGTATCTAACAAGAAAAATAACAAAAAACTCATTACCCGAAATCAAGGCAAAATTCGGCGTCAAAAGTCATGCAACAATAATAAACGCATGTAAAAGGATAGAAAGCGAAATGGAAAAAGACATAAATCTGAAAAAAAAAGTCGAAGAGATAGAAAAAGAGATAACAGATGTCTAA
- the hemA gene encoding glutamyl-tRNA reductase — protein MNNIVLIGTNHNSSPQHIRERLAFDNNKLDRYLKELRSIDGVSEVMIISTCNRVEVLYVSSFNVKDRIVDYLSEYSGIDKEELKGYLYVKENLDAVRHIFRVASSLDSMVVGEPQILGQIKDAYRWSVEFLTSGATINRIMRRAFHAAKVVKANTDISKGAVSVAYAGFLSVNKLVNLEGKKVLSIGSGEMNRLALEYFSKHGAKIYALINRTKENVKDLCEKYNVAVYDFCKIKELLNEVDIVITATSAKNPIIKKDDIPNRNLIILDLALPRDTQKGVENLENVVVIFVDDLKGVVDETLKERKKQAQIAEKIIEDELRAYQEYVESLDYDEVIKQIRLTAERIRKLEMYRFQKMYKNKLNDDIIDGVDKLTKSLLSKVLHEPTMNIKQFLNHPEGDLYIELLRRLFGLSKSKRDVRCFFSENN, from the coding sequence ATGAATAATATAGTTTTGATAGGAACAAACCACAACTCATCCCCGCAACATATTAGAGAAAGACTGGCGTTTGATAACAATAAGCTTGATAGGTATTTAAAAGAGTTGAGATCTATCGATGGGGTTAGTGAGGTGATGATTATCTCAACCTGCAATAGGGTTGAGGTGTTGTATGTCTCTTCATTTAATGTTAAGGATAGAATAGTTGATTATCTGTCTGAGTATTCCGGTATAGATAAAGAGGAGTTAAAAGGCTATCTCTATGTAAAGGAAAATTTAGATGCTGTAAGGCATATATTTAGGGTTGCATCCTCTTTGGATTCCATGGTGGTTGGTGAGCCTCAGATATTGGGGCAGATTAAAGATGCCTATAGATGGTCTGTTGAGTTTTTAACAAGCGGCGCCACAATAAACCGTATAATGCGTAGGGCTTTTCATGCTGCTAAAGTGGTAAAGGCCAATACGGATATATCCAAAGGTGCCGTTAGTGTTGCTTATGCTGGCTTTTTGAGTGTTAATAAGCTTGTCAATTTAGAAGGTAAAAAGGTTTTAAGTATAGGCTCAGGGGAGATGAATAGGTTGGCTTTGGAGTATTTTTCAAAGCATGGAGCGAAGATTTATGCACTTATCAACAGAACAAAAGAGAATGTAAAGGACCTTTGTGAAAAATATAATGTTGCTGTGTATGACTTTTGCAAGATTAAAGAGCTCCTTAATGAGGTTGATATTGTAATAACGGCCACATCTGCAAAGAATCCCATAATCAAAAAGGATGATATACCCAACAGGAACCTTATAATACTGGATTTGGCCCTGCCAAGGGACACCCAAAAGGGTGTGGAGAATTTGGAGAATGTTGTTGTAATATTTGTTGATGATTTAAAGGGTGTGGTTGATGAAACACTCAAGGAGCGCAAAAAACAGGCTCAAATAGCAGAAAAGATTATAGAGGATGAGCTTAGGGCTTATCAAGAGTATGTTGAATCACTGGATTATGATGAGGTTATAAAGCAGATCAGACTAACGGCAGAGAGGATAAGAAAACTTGAGATGTATAGGTTTCAAAAGATGTATAAAAACAAGTTAAACGATGATATTATTGATGGTGTAGATAAACTAACAAAATCGCTTCTGTCTAAGGTGCTGCATGAGCCTACGATGAATATTAAGCAGTTTTTAAACCATCCAGAAGGTGATCTGTATATAGAGCTCTTAAGGAGGTTGTTTGGTTTAAGTAAATCAAAGAGGGATGTGAGATGCTTCTTCTCAGAAAACAACTAA
- the dnaN gene encoding DNA polymerase III subunit beta, which produces MSITIQTKTIKELINELTLSTSKEKDNILSNILIEIKEDKIIGIAANNITSIEKTIETKTDNQLSFIIDPVKFFNILKEIKEETVELELEKNIITVKSSSFKTKIKTQDPGLFPHIKHSENIEKICQIQAKKLKKLIRETIYCPDKNDISREYTGIFIEIEQNYIKATATDHYRLINIKTENTNDIEANFIIENAGAALINRLSLEGEIELYKSENEILIKQENLVVSSKIISGNFPDYNQILLDRSTSNSVEIEKEKLKDAVKRSSILSENKDITAKIDIKEKTLTLIGQNSEGETAEDIINITPIETEKDLNIKLNSKFILDFLNQIEADTVILLYKSAEEPIMFESNEDEYYYKYIMTPIIE; this is translated from the coding sequence GTGTCAATAACAATCCAAACCAAAACTATAAAAGAGCTAATAAACGAACTAACGCTCTCAACATCAAAAGAAAAAGACAACATCCTATCCAATATCTTAATTGAAATAAAAGAAGATAAAATAATAGGAATAGCCGCAAATAATATAACCTCAATAGAAAAAACAATAGAAACTAAGACAGATAATCAACTAAGTTTCATAATAGACCCTGTAAAGTTCTTTAATATACTGAAAGAGATAAAGGAAGAAACGGTAGAGCTTGAATTAGAAAAAAACATTATAACCGTAAAATCATCAAGTTTTAAAACAAAAATAAAAACACAAGATCCAGGTTTGTTCCCACACATAAAACATTCGGAAAATATTGAAAAAATATGCCAAATACAGGCAAAAAAACTAAAAAAACTTATCAGAGAAACTATCTACTGCCCAGATAAAAACGATATATCAAGGGAATACACAGGAATATTTATAGAAATAGAACAAAACTATATTAAAGCCACAGCTACAGACCATTACAGACTTATAAATATAAAAACAGAAAACACAAACGACATAGAAGCCAACTTTATAATAGAAAATGCCGGTGCAGCACTCATAAATAGGTTGTCCTTAGAAGGCGAGATTGAATTATACAAAAGCGAAAATGAAATTCTAATAAAACAAGAAAACCTTGTGGTATCATCAAAAATTATTAGCGGGAATTTTCCAGACTATAATCAAATACTTTTAGATAGAAGTACATCAAACTCAGTAGAAATAGAAAAAGAAAAATTAAAGGATGCAGTAAAAAGAAGCTCAATTCTAAGTGAAAACAAAGATATAACAGCTAAAATAGATATAAAAGAAAAAACACTAACGCTCATAGGTCAAAACTCAGAAGGAGAGACAGCTGAGGATATCATAAATATAACACCCATTGAAACAGAAAAAGACCTAAATATAAAATTAAACTCAAAGTTCATACTGGATTTCCTAAACCAGATAGAAGCAGATACAGTAATATTACTTTACAAAAGTGCAGAGGAACCAATCATGTTTGAAAGCAACGAGGATGAATATTATTATAAGTATATCATGACGCCTATAATAGAGTGA